The proteins below are encoded in one region of Candidatus Eisenbacteria bacterium:
- a CDS encoding DNA-3-methyladenine glycosylase — protein sequence MSALKRSFYNRPTVEVARALLGHLLVRSEGGRLLVGRIVETEAYVGEEDPACHAARGRTARNEVMYGPPGYSYVYFTYGMHHCLNAVTEREGYPAAVLLRAVEPLAGVERMCERRGIQRSGEGAAPDPRIASGPARLAQAFGLTREHSRLDLTRDDGALRIERAGPRRRERVGVSGRIGISVARETQWRFFIEGNVHVSRGPRAAGEGRDS from the coding sequence ATGTCGGCGCTGAAGAGATCGTTCTACAACAGACCCACCGTGGAGGTGGCCCGGGCGCTCCTGGGCCACCTCCTCGTGCGTTCGGAGGGCGGACGGCTGCTGGTGGGGCGCATCGTGGAGACCGAGGCCTACGTCGGCGAGGAGGATCCCGCGTGCCACGCGGCGCGCGGCCGCACCGCGCGCAACGAGGTGATGTACGGACCTCCCGGCTATTCCTACGTGTACTTCACGTACGGCATGCACCATTGTCTGAACGCGGTCACCGAGCGCGAGGGTTATCCCGCGGCGGTGCTGCTGCGGGCGGTGGAGCCGCTGGCGGGTGTGGAGAGAATGTGCGAGCGCCGCGGGATCCAGCGCTCCGGCGAAGGCGCGGCCCCGGATCCCCGCATCGCCTCCGGCCCCGCGCGCCTTGCGCAGGCCTTCGGCCTCACGCGCGAACACAGCCGGCTGGACCTCACGCGTGACGACGGCGCGCTGCGGATCGAGCGCGCCGGCCCACGCCGCCGCGAGCGCGTGGGAGTGAGCGGGCGCATAGGCATCAGCGTGGCGCGCGAGACGCAGTGGCGGTTCTTCATCGAGGGAAACGTGCACGTCTCCAGGGGGCCGCGAGCGGCGGGCGAGGGGAGGGACTCGTGA
- a CDS encoding DUF3419 family protein: MESTALQECGVTAANAGSASAASAIGGIANPATTSLPEILDRPVFERLLFAQCWEDPRMDVEALGIHRGDTALVVTSGGCTALSLALLGPERVMAVDLNAAQGCLLELKLAGARKLSHGQYLELLGARDARHRLQLYLECRPALTARARDYWDRHPHELERGALGQGRYERYLGLFRKLLEVLYGRARIERLCAMNDSDQQRDFYEREWNTPLWRAFFRVFFSRRFLGAAGLDPAFFTYVENIPDFGAHFLGLARHALTELPARDNYFLHQICLGRYRDERDMPPYLLAENFPALREAVDRVEIVTDEVGALLHRLPDSSVNAFAYSNVFEWVPPATFQDMLRETHRVARPGARICYRNLLVRRKHPATLDALFQPDDAQAARLLWQDRSFVYSHFEVAEVRKGTR; this comes from the coding sequence GTGGAAAGCACAGCCCTGCAAGAGTGCGGCGTGACCGCCGCGAACGCCGGGAGCGCAAGCGCTGCGAGCGCAATCGGCGGGATCGCGAACCCCGCGACCACCAGCCTTCCGGAAATCCTCGACCGTCCGGTGTTCGAGCGACTCCTCTTCGCCCAGTGCTGGGAAGACCCGCGCATGGACGTGGAGGCGCTCGGGATTCATCGCGGCGATACCGCGCTGGTGGTCACTTCCGGAGGATGCACCGCGCTCTCGCTGGCGCTGCTGGGCCCGGAGCGCGTGATGGCCGTGGACCTCAACGCCGCGCAGGGCTGCCTTCTGGAACTCAAACTCGCCGGCGCCCGGAAGCTGTCCCACGGGCAGTACCTGGAATTGCTCGGCGCGCGCGACGCCCGCCACCGGCTGCAGCTCTATCTCGAGTGCCGCCCCGCGCTCACCGCGCGGGCGCGCGACTACTGGGACCGCCACCCGCACGAGCTGGAGCGCGGAGCGCTGGGCCAGGGCCGCTACGAGCGCTACCTGGGCCTGTTCCGGAAGCTGCTGGAGGTGCTCTACGGCCGCGCGCGCATCGAGCGCCTGTGCGCCATGAACGACTCCGATCAACAGCGCGACTTCTACGAGAGGGAGTGGAACACCCCGCTGTGGCGCGCGTTCTTCCGCGTGTTCTTCTCTCGCCGCTTCCTGGGGGCCGCGGGCCTGGACCCGGCGTTCTTCACCTACGTGGAGAACATCCCGGACTTCGGCGCGCACTTCCTGGGCCTGGCGCGCCACGCGCTCACCGAGCTGCCCGCGCGCGACAACTACTTCCTGCACCAGATCTGCCTGGGCCGCTACCGCGACGAGCGCGACATGCCGCCCTACCTGCTGGCGGAGAACTTCCCGGCCTTGCGCGAGGCCGTGGACCGCGTGGAGATCGTGACCGACGAGGTGGGCGCGCTGCTGCACCGCCTGCCGGACTCCAGCGTGAACGCATTCGCCTACTCCAACGTGTTCGAATGGGTGCCGCCCGCCACCTTCCAGGACATGCTGCGCGAGACGCACCGTGTGGCGCGCCCCGGCGCGCGTATCTGCTATCGCAACCTGCTGGTGCGCCGCAAGCACCCGGCAACGCTCGACGCCCTGTTCCAGCCCGACGACGCGCAGGCCGCGCGCCTGCTCTGGCAGGACCGTTCCTTTGTCTACTCGCACTTTGAGGTGGCGGAGGTCAGGAAGGGTACGAGGTGA
- a CDS encoding SDR family oxidoreductase, giving the protein MTPTILLTGATGSLGRELLPRLIRRAPGAEMVLVLRGSDGAEVASRLAELRDYLRAYAGAAASGRLEAVRGDVTLPRLGMTPAAYEELANRVTHIVHAAASIGLSQPLTEARRVNVGGAAELLALAERCRRLEQFSHVSTAYVAGVRSGRIPECDLDRGQGFRNAYEQSKFEAETWMRARMPRLPITVFRPAILLGDSRDGHTCNFANIYLPLKLVARGLLRDIPGRADARLDLVPTDYAAEVIAELTIHPRRRCATYHVTAGMERSVRVRDLLEAVIHRFGRAGGRPLRFLGTGHISPATECGADGDALRADGAPAPPRGSARRGSESLASFFAYLDGDLEFDDATLRADLGASRPEFPPADAYLPNILAFCEATAWGRDLPWKAQPCKSAA; this is encoded by the coding sequence ATGACCCCCACCATCCTCCTCACTGGCGCCACTGGCTCTCTCGGCCGGGAACTGCTGCCGCGGCTGATCCGCCGCGCGCCCGGCGCGGAGATGGTGCTGGTGCTGCGCGGAAGTGACGGCGCCGAAGTCGCCTCGCGCCTCGCGGAACTCCGCGACTACCTGCGCGCCTACGCCGGCGCCGCCGCAAGCGGCCGCCTCGAAGCCGTGCGCGGCGACGTGACGCTGCCGCGCCTGGGAATGACCCCCGCGGCGTACGAAGAGCTCGCCAACCGCGTGACGCACATCGTCCACGCCGCCGCGAGCATCGGCCTGAGCCAACCACTAACGGAAGCGCGGCGGGTGAACGTCGGCGGCGCCGCGGAGCTGCTCGCGTTGGCCGAGCGCTGCCGCCGACTGGAGCAGTTCTCGCACGTGAGCACCGCCTACGTGGCCGGCGTTCGGTCGGGACGCATTCCCGAATGCGACCTCGACCGCGGCCAGGGCTTCCGGAACGCCTACGAACAGAGCAAGTTCGAGGCAGAGACGTGGATGCGCGCGCGCATGCCGCGCCTTCCGATCACGGTATTCCGCCCCGCCATCCTGCTGGGAGACTCGCGCGACGGCCACACCTGCAACTTCGCCAACATCTACCTGCCTCTGAAGCTGGTGGCGCGCGGGCTGCTCCGGGACATCCCGGGACGGGCCGACGCGCGCCTGGACCTGGTGCCCACCGACTACGCCGCAGAGGTGATCGCCGAACTCACGATCCACCCGCGGCGGCGCTGCGCCACCTACCACGTGACGGCCGGGATGGAACGCTCGGTCCGCGTCCGTGACCTGCTCGAAGCGGTGATCCACCGCTTCGGCCGGGCCGGAGGCCGGCCACTGCGGTTCCTGGGAACCGGTCACATCTCGCCCGCAACGGAATGTGGGGCCGACGGCGACGCGCTCCGCGCGGACGGTGCCCCCGCGCCTCCGCGCGGCAGCGCCCGCCGCGGAAGCGAGTCGCTGGCATCCTTCTTCGCCTACCTGGACGGCGACCTGGAATTCGACGACGCCACGCTGCGGGCGGACCTGGGCGCCTCGCGCCCGGAGTTCCCTCCGGCGGACGCCTACCTGCCCAACATCCTCGCGTTCTGCGAGGCCACCGCCTGGGGGAGGGACTTGCCGTGGAAAGCACAGCCCTGCAAGAGTGCGGCGTGA